One part of the Eleginops maclovinus isolate JMC-PN-2008 ecotype Puerto Natales chromosome 14, JC_Emac_rtc_rv5, whole genome shotgun sequence genome encodes these proteins:
- the LOC134876297 gene encoding LOW QUALITY PROTEIN: atrial natriuretic peptide receptor 2-like (The sequence of the model RefSeq protein was modified relative to this genomic sequence to represent the inferred CDS: inserted 1 base in 1 codon; deleted 1 base in 1 codon) has product MEDRCWLLLWVCVCCVCPTCCWHDLDNSEYDCWPLDKPNEYNMMDCGGLEMAWLLRPPETVKSGEVFSVSYSVTAGDAFYHWAVENHIFTHSAIVDAEAARRFCEHIDCPTNWKDADGENCCIHHANIHSCPLGHMTESICGPWIPDDGKIFTHTISTSGKMTQTNWTSKVVLVHPGLTSLIAHIRVGRMQVALEAKSTVEPAVVCADGVCEEGELCSTCPADCGECPTTPATKVTIGLPLSLLCVCLVLTAVWLRYQKQKLLWDESWIIDFSKIKQDQEARLTTGSVMSVPVGNSDSNTSCVTALSCYNGQPGTRKTPFTCTGIYDGRTVAIKRIQTKTFSLSKTIRQEVKQVRELDHPNLCKFIGGCVEPPDVAIVTEYCPKGSLNDVLLNEEIPLNWGFRFSFATDVARGVSYLHQHRVCHGRLKSVNCVIDDXWVCKITDFGLRMYRRDDGAEPLSSYQQRLQEVYMPPEFHNSNVEPTLAGDVFSYSIILLEIATRSDPVPVEESSLESSWCPPLPELISSKVDNSCPCPADYVELIRRCRSQNPAHRPTFEQIKKFVHRINPIKVSPVDMMMNLMEKYSKHLEVLVAERTQDLTHEKQKTDRLLYSMLPRQVADDLRQGKPMKAQSYVSATVFFSDIVGFTQLSSSSTPYQVVDFLNKLYTTFDDIIDNYDVYKVETIGDAYMVVSGVPQENGVQHAAEISSMALDLVGVCSCFRIPHKPNTLLQIRAGIHSGPVVAGVVGTKMPRYCLFGDTVNTASRMESTSLALKIQCSSAAFYLLEEIGGYLLSCRGTLSVKGKGDMVTYWLEGKKNTLLCRDGGASKHTNEEEEEEEDEERLFSSIPGCLPDDSPQHT; this is encoded by the exons GGTTAGAGATGGCGTGGCTGCTTCGTCCTCCGGAGACGGTGAAGAGCGGCGAGGTTTTCAGCGTCTCGTACTCGGTGACGGCCGGAGACGCTTTCTACCACTGGGCGGTGGAGAACCACATCTTCACCCACAG TGCAATAGTGGACGCTGAAGCGGCCCGGAGGTTCTGCGAACACATCGACTGCCCGACTAACTGGAAAGACGCTGACGGAGAGAACTGCTGCATCCATCACGCCAACATCCACTCCTGCCCGCTGGGACACATG aCGGAGAGTATCTGCGGCCCCTGGATACCTGACGACGGGAAGatcttcacacacaccatctcGACCTCCGGGAAGATGACCCAGACCAACTGGACCTCCAAG GTGGTTCTGGTTCATCCCGGTTTAACCTCGCTCATCGCTCACATACGAGTCGGACGCATGCAGGTCGCTCTCGAGGCCAAGAGCACTGTGGAGCCGGCTGTGG TGTGTGCTGATGGTGTCTGTGAGGAGGGGGAGCTTTGTTCCACCTGTCCGGCAGACTGCGGCGAGTGCCCGACGACCCCCGCCACCAAAGTCACCATCGGGCTGCCGCTCAGCCTGCTCTGCGTCTGCCTGGTTCTGACCGCCGTG TGGCTGAGGTACCAGAAGCAGAAGCTGTTGTGGGACGAGAGCTGGATCATCGACTTCTCCAAGATAAAACAAG ACCAGGAGGCCCGCCTGACGACGGGCAGCGTGATGAGCGTGCCGGTGGGGAACAGCGACAGCAACACCAGCTGTGTGACCGCGCTCAGCTGCTACAACGGACAGCCAGGGACCAGGAAAACCCCGTTCACCTGCACCGGGATATA TGACGGCAGGACGGTGGCCATCAAGAGGATTCAAACCAAAACCTTCTCCCTGTCCAAAACCATCAGACAGGAGGTCAAACAAGTcag GGAGCTCGACCACCCGAACCTCTGCAAGTTCATCGGCGGTTGCGTTGAGCCGCCGGATGTTGCCATAGTGACGGAGTACTGCCCCAAAGGAAGCCTTAACGACGTTCTGCTTAATGAGGAGATCCCACTCAACTGGGGcttcag GTTTTCCTTCGCCACAGACGTAGCGAGAGGCGTGTCGTACCTCCACCAACACAGAGTCTGTCACGGCCGCCTGAAGTCTGTGAACTGCGTGATCGACG GCTGGGTCTGCAAGATCACCG ACTTCGGGTTGAGGATGTATCGCAGGGACGACGGGGCGGAGCCTCTCTCGTCCTATCAGCAGAGGCTTCAGGAGGTCTACATGCCG CCCGAGTTTCATAACTCCAACGTGGAGCCCACGCTCGCTGGAGATGTGTTCAG TTACTCCATCATCCTGCTGGAGATAGCCACTCGCAGCGACCCCGTCCCA gTGGAGGAGTCGAGCCTGGAGAGCTCCTGGTGTCCCCCTCTGCCTGAGCTGATCTCCAGTAAAGTGGACAACAGCTGTCCCTGCCCGGCGGACTACGTGGAG TTGATCCGGAGATGTCGCTCTCAGAACCCGGCCCACCGCCCGACCTTCGAGCAGATCAAGAAGTTTGTCCACCGGATCAACCCGATCAAAGTCAGCCCAGTGGACATGATGATGAACCTG ATGGAGAAGTACAGCAAACACCTGGAGGTGCTGGTGGCCGAGCGGACCCAGGACCTGACGCACGAGAAGCAGAAAACTGACCGACTGCtttaca GTATGCTTCCCAGGCAGGTGGCGGACGACCTGCGTCAGGGCAAACCCATGAAGGCTCAGAGCTACGTCAGCGCCACTGTCTTCTTCAG tgataTCGTGGGCTTCACTCAgctgtccagcagcagcactccCTACCAAGTGGTGGACTTCCTGAACAAACTCTACACGACATTCGACGACATCATCGACAACTACGACGTCTACAAGGTGGAGACCATCGGAGACGcct acatGGTGGTGTCGGGGGTCCCTCAGGAGAACGGGGTGCAGCATGCAGCAGAGATCAGCAGCATGGCTCTGGATCTGGTCGGGGtctgcagctgcttcaggaTCCCCCACAAACccaacacactgctgcagatACGGGCCGGGATACACtccg gtcccGTGGTGGCGGGGGTTGTTGGGACGAAGATGCCTCGGTACTGTTTGTTCGGGGACACGGTGAACACGGCGTCCCGGATGGAGTCCACCAGCCTGG cattgAAGATCCAGTGCAGCTCGGCAGCGTTTTACCTGCTGGAGGAGATCGGAGGATATCTGCTCAGCTGCAGAGGAACGCTGAGCGTCAAG GGGAAAGGGGACATGGTGACGTACTGGCTGGAGGGGAAGAAGAACACCCTGCTCTGTAGGGACGGGGGGGCGTCCAAACACACcaacgaagaggaggaggaggaggaggatgaggagcgGCTGTTCTCCTCCATCCCGGGATGTCTGCCCGACGACAGCCCGCAGCACACCTGA